One window from the genome of Streptomyces sp. NBC_01476 encodes:
- the nuoL gene encoding NADH-quinone oxidoreductase subunit L — protein sequence METLIGLVIAAPLLGAAVLLTGGRRLDRTGHLLGTLLALVSFVFGAVLFADMLGKDADARALHSHLFTWVPVEGFRADVGFQLDQLSMTFVLLITGVGTLIHIYSIGYMKEDERRRRFFGYLNLFLAAMLLLVLADNYLLLYAGWEGVGLASYLLIGFWQHKPSAATAAKKAFLVNRVGDIGLSVAIMLMFTTFGSFAFGDVLPAVGRAPSAQHATITGIGFMLLLAACGKSAQVPLQSWLGDAMEGPTPVSALIHAATMVTAGVYLITRSGAIFNAAPDAQTAVVTVGAVTLLYGAIVGCAKDDIKKALAGSTMSQIGYMIMAAGLGPIGYVFAIMHLVTHGFFKAGLFLGAGSVMHGMNDEVDMRRYGGLYKVMPITFVTFGLGYLAIIGFPGLSGFFSKDKIIEAAFAKGGGEGWILGTCALLGAAITAFYMTRVMLMTFFGKKRWVPDAEGHEPHPHESPSTMTIPMIILAIGSVFAGAAFSINSSFLKWLEPVTGHSEGDSPVSAGTVTAATMVVLVVGVGIAWLMYGRRPVPAVAPRGSLLTKAARRDLFQDDFNHVVLVRGGEHLTRSLVYLDHSLVDGVVNGTAASVGGLSGRLRKLQNGYVRSYAVSMLGGTAVLVAATLLMRAV from the coding sequence GTGGAAACCCTGATCGGCCTTGTGATCGCGGCGCCGCTGCTCGGCGCGGCCGTCCTGCTGACCGGCGGCCGGCGGCTCGACCGCACCGGCCACCTGCTCGGCACCCTGCTCGCGCTGGTGTCCTTCGTCTTCGGTGCGGTGCTCTTCGCCGACATGCTGGGCAAGGACGCGGACGCCCGCGCGCTGCACTCGCACCTGTTCACCTGGGTGCCGGTCGAAGGCTTCCGGGCCGACGTCGGCTTCCAGCTGGACCAGTTGTCGATGACGTTCGTGCTGCTGATCACCGGTGTGGGCACGCTGATCCACATCTACTCGATCGGCTACATGAAGGAGGACGAGCGGCGCCGGCGGTTCTTCGGCTACCTCAACCTCTTCCTCGCCGCGATGCTGCTGCTGGTGCTCGCCGACAACTACCTGCTGCTCTACGCCGGCTGGGAGGGCGTCGGCCTCGCCTCGTACCTGCTGATCGGGTTCTGGCAGCACAAGCCGAGCGCGGCGACCGCGGCGAAGAAGGCGTTCCTGGTCAACCGGGTCGGCGACATCGGCCTGTCGGTGGCGATCATGCTGATGTTCACCACCTTCGGCTCCTTCGCCTTCGGCGATGTGCTGCCGGCCGTCGGCCGGGCGCCCAGCGCCCAGCACGCGACGATCACCGGTATCGGCTTCATGCTGCTGCTGGCCGCCTGCGGCAAGTCGGCCCAGGTGCCGCTGCAGTCCTGGCTCGGCGACGCGATGGAGGGCCCGACCCCGGTCTCCGCCCTGATCCACGCGGCGACCATGGTGACCGCGGGCGTGTATCTGATCACCCGGTCCGGGGCGATCTTCAACGCGGCGCCCGACGCGCAGACGGCGGTGGTCACCGTCGGCGCGGTCACGCTCCTCTACGGTGCGATCGTCGGTTGCGCGAAGGACGACATCAAGAAGGCGCTGGCCGGCTCCACGATGTCGCAGATCGGCTACATGATCATGGCGGCCGGGCTCGGCCCGATCGGCTATGTCTTCGCGATCATGCACCTGGTCACGCACGGCTTCTTCAAGGCAGGGCTCTTCCTCGGCGCCGGTTCGGTCATGCACGGTATGAACGACGAGGTCGACATGCGGCGGTACGGCGGCCTGTACAAGGTCATGCCGATCACTTTCGTCACCTTCGGCCTCGGCTACCTGGCGATCATCGGCTTCCCGGGGCTGTCCGGCTTCTTCTCCAAGGACAAGATCATCGAGGCCGCCTTCGCCAAGGGCGGCGGCGAGGGCTGGATCCTCGGCACCTGCGCGCTGCTGGGCGCGGCGATCACCGCGTTCTACATGACCCGGGTGATGCTGATGACCTTCTTCGGCAAGAAGCGCTGGGTCCCGGACGCCGAAGGGCACGAACCGCACCCGCACGAGTCGCCCTCCACGATGACGATCCCGATGATCATCCTGGCGATCGGCTCGGTTTTCGCCGGCGCCGCCTTCAGCATCAACTCCTCGTTCCTGAAGTGGCTGGAGCCGGTCACCGGACACAGCGAGGGCGACTCGCCGGTCTCCGCCGGCACCGTCACCGCCGCCACCATGGTCGTGCTGGTCGTCGGGGTCGGCATCGCCTGGCTGATGTACGGCCGCCGGCCGGTGCCCGCGGTCGCGCCGCGCGGCAGTCTGCTCACCAAGGCCGCCCGCCGGGACCTGTTCCAGGACGACTTCAACCATGTCGTGCTGGTCCGCGGCGGCGAGCACCTCACCCGCTCGCTGGTCTACCTCGACCACTCCCTGGTCGACGGCGTCGTCAACGGCACCGCCGCCTCGGTCGGCGGCCTCTCCGGCCGTCTCCGCAAGCTGCAGAACGGCTACGTACGGTCGTACGCCGTCTCGATGCTCGGCGGCACCGCGGTGCTGGTCGCCGCGACTCTTCTCATGAGGGCGGTCTGA
- a CDS encoding NADH-quinone oxidoreductase subunit M, with protein MSFPFLTVTAALPAVGAVVTAAVPAAQRTAAKYTALAFSLGTLVLAIVNMARFSPGGDRYQFTESHAWVKSFGLRYDLGVDGIAVVMVALTALLIPFVMMAGWHDADTLEGPDPNRRWRPTQGFFALILLVEAMVVLSFESTDVFLFYIFFEAMLIPMYFLIGGFGDRAHAGGEEEAARQRSYAAVKFLLYNLAGGLIMLAAVIGLYAATAKQLGTGTFSLQEIMAARASGKLDLATSTERWLFLGFFFAFAVKAPLWPLHTWLPNAMGESTAPVAVLITAVVDKVGTFAMLRFCLQLFPEASKWATPVILVLAVISIIYGALLAVGQRDIKRLIAYASVSHFGFIILGIFAMTSQGQSGATLYMVNHGISTAALMLVAGFLITRRGSRLIADFGGVQKVAPVLAGTFLVGGLATLSLPGLAPFVSEFLVLVGTFSRYPVLGIIATLGIVLAALYVLVLYQRTMTGPVKAGIEGMSDLKAREVLVVAPLIALLLFLGVYPKPVTDIVNPSVQHTLSDVHKTDPKPPLEAKK; from the coding sequence ATGTCGTTCCCATTCCTGACGGTGACCGCCGCCCTGCCCGCGGTCGGCGCCGTGGTCACGGCGGCGGTGCCCGCCGCCCAGCGGACCGCCGCCAAGTACACGGCGCTGGCCTTCTCACTCGGCACCCTGGTGCTCGCCATCGTGAACATGGCCCGGTTCTCGCCGGGCGGTGACCGCTACCAGTTCACCGAGTCGCACGCGTGGGTGAAGAGCTTCGGCCTGCGCTACGACCTCGGGGTGGACGGCATCGCGGTCGTCATGGTGGCGCTCACCGCGCTGCTGATCCCGTTCGTGATGATGGCCGGCTGGCACGACGCCGACACCCTCGAAGGGCCCGACCCCAACCGGCGCTGGCGCCCCACCCAGGGCTTCTTCGCGCTGATCCTGCTGGTCGAGGCGATGGTGGTGCTCTCCTTCGAGTCCACCGACGTCTTCCTCTTCTACATCTTCTTCGAAGCCATGCTGATCCCGATGTACTTCCTCATCGGCGGCTTCGGCGACCGCGCCCACGCGGGCGGCGAGGAGGAGGCGGCCCGGCAGCGTTCGTACGCGGCCGTGAAGTTCCTGCTCTACAACCTGGCCGGCGGTCTGATCATGCTGGCCGCGGTGATCGGGCTGTACGCGGCCACCGCCAAACAGCTCGGCACCGGCACCTTCTCGCTCCAGGAGATCATGGCCGCCCGCGCCTCGGGCAAGCTGGATCTGGCCACCTCCACCGAGCGGTGGCTCTTCCTCGGCTTCTTCTTCGCCTTCGCGGTGAAGGCGCCGCTGTGGCCGCTGCACACCTGGCTGCCGAACGCGATGGGCGAGTCGACCGCGCCGGTGGCCGTGCTGATCACCGCGGTGGTCGACAAGGTCGGCACCTTCGCGATGCTCCGCTTCTGCCTCCAGCTCTTCCCGGAGGCGTCCAAGTGGGCCACGCCGGTGATCCTGGTGCTTGCGGTGATCAGCATCATCTACGGCGCCCTGCTCGCCGTCGGCCAGCGCGACATCAAACGGCTGATCGCGTACGCCTCGGTGTCGCACTTCGGCTTCATCATCCTGGGCATCTTCGCGATGACCAGCCAGGGCCAGAGCGGCGCGACGCTCTACATGGTCAACCACGGCATCTCCACCGCCGCGCTGATGCTGGTGGCCGGCTTCCTGATCACCCGGCGCGGGTCGCGGCTCATCGCGGACTTCGGCGGGGTGCAGAAAGTGGCGCCGGTGCTGGCCGGCACCTTCCTGGTCGGCGGCCTCGCCACCCTGTCGCTGCCGGGGCTCGCCCCTTTCGTCAGCGAATTCCTGGTGCTGGTGGGCACGTTCAGCCGCTACCCGGTGCTGGGCATCATCGCGACACTCGGCATCGTGCTGGCCGCCCTCTACGTCCTGGTGCTGTACCAGCGGACGATGACCGGCCCGGTGAAGGCCGGCATCGAGGGCATGTCCGACCTCAAGGCACGTGAAGTCCTGGTGGTGGCACCGCTGATCGCGCTGCTGCTCTTCCTCGGCGTGTACCCGAAGCCGGTCACCGACATCGTCAACCCGTCGGTCCAGCACACGCTCTCCGACGTGCACAAGACCGACCCCAAGCCCCCGCTGGAGGCGAAGAAGTGA